From a region of the Sinorhizobium sp. B11 genome:
- a CDS encoding NADH-quinone oxidoreductase subunit NuoF, whose translation MTVKIYVPRDAAALSLGAEKVATAIAQEIVARGLDATVVRNGSRGMFWLEPLVEVEVFGKRIGYGPVRTKDVADLFDAGLMEGGMHALCLGEVEDLPFLKGQTRLTFARCGITDPLSLDDYEAHGGLAGLRRAISMQPADVVKEVTDSGLRGRGGAGFPTGIKWKTVLDAAGSRKYIVCNADEGDSGTFADRMIMEGDPFVLIEGMAIAGLATGATKGFVYTRSEYPHAIATMTEAVEIARKAGILGASVLGSGKTFDMEIRTGAGAYVCGEETALLNSLEGKRGIVRAKPPLPAHKGLFNCPTVINNVISLASVPVIMDKGAAFYRDFGMGRSRGTIPLQIAGNVKYGGLYETAFGLSLGDIVEKIGGGTASGRPVKAVQVGGPLGAYFPRALFDTPFDYEAFAAKDGLIGHAGLVVFDDTADMLKQARFAMEFCAVESCGKCTPCRIGSTRGVETADKIAHGIEPEKNRELLADLCNTMKFGSLCALGGFTPYPVMSAMTHFPEDFAPVPLIEAAE comes from the coding sequence ATGACTGTGAAGATTTATGTTCCGCGCGATGCCGCAGCGCTCTCGCTCGGGGCCGAGAAGGTGGCAACGGCGATTGCCCAGGAGATCGTCGCCCGCGGCCTTGATGCGACAGTCGTGCGCAACGGCTCGCGCGGAATGTTCTGGCTCGAGCCACTGGTTGAGGTCGAGGTTTTCGGGAAACGGATCGGCTATGGGCCGGTCAGGACGAAGGATGTCGCCGATCTCTTTGATGCGGGGTTGATGGAAGGCGGGATGCATGCGCTCTGTCTGGGGGAGGTCGAGGACCTCCCGTTCCTGAAAGGCCAGACCCGTCTCACCTTTGCCCGCTGCGGCATTACCGATCCGCTTTCGCTTGACGATTATGAGGCCCATGGCGGGCTTGCCGGCCTTCGCCGCGCCATTTCGATGCAGCCTGCCGATGTCGTCAAGGAAGTGACCGATTCCGGTCTTCGTGGTCGTGGCGGCGCGGGCTTTCCGACCGGCATCAAATGGAAGACGGTGCTCGATGCGGCCGGTTCTCGCAAATATATCGTTTGCAATGCAGATGAGGGCGACAGCGGCACCTTCGCCGACCGGATGATCATGGAAGGCGATCCTTTCGTGCTCATCGAAGGCATGGCAATTGCCGGGCTTGCGACGGGAGCCACGAAAGGCTTCGTCTATACGCGCTCGGAATATCCGCATGCGATCGCCACGATGACGGAGGCGGTGGAGATTGCCCGCAAGGCCGGCATTCTGGGCGCTTCGGTGCTCGGCTCCGGCAAGACCTTCGACATGGAGATCCGCACCGGTGCAGGCGCCTATGTGTGCGGCGAGGAAACGGCGCTGCTCAACAGCCTGGAAGGCAAACGGGGCATCGTGCGCGCCAAGCCGCCGCTGCCGGCCCATAAGGGATTGTTCAACTGTCCGACCGTCATCAACAACGTGATCTCGCTCGCATCCGTGCCCGTGATCATGGACAAGGGGGCGGCCTTCTATCGCGATTTCGGCATGGGCCGGTCGCGCGGCACCATTCCGCTGCAGATTGCCGGTAATGTGAAATATGGCGGGCTCTATGAAACCGCCTTCGGCCTGTCTCTCGGCGATATCGTCGAGAAGATCGGCGGTGGTACGGCATCGGGACGGCCGGTGAAGGCGGTGCAGGTGGGCGGGCCGCTTGGTGCCTATTTCCCGCGGGCTCTCTTCGACACGCCATTCGACTACGAAGCTTTTGCGGCCAAGGACGGATTGATCGGCCATGCCGGCCTCGTCGTTTTCGACGATACCGCCGATATGTTGAAACAGGCGCGCTTCGCCATGGAGTTCTGCGCGGTGGAAAGCTGCGGCAAGTGCACGCCCTGCCGCATAGGCTCGACGCGCGGCGTCGAAACGGCGGACAAGATTGCCCATGGCATAGAGCCTGAGAAGAACCGGGAACTGCTCGCCGATCTCTGCAATACGATGAAGTTCGGCTCGCTCTGCGCGCTCGGCGGGTTCACGCCCTATCCTGTCATGAGCGCCATGACGCATTTTCCGGAAGATTTTGCTCCGGTCCCTCTCATTGAAGCGGCGGAATAG
- a CDS encoding formate dehydrogenase subunit gamma: MNIRVAQGDITGRIRSIVDDLRSLEGPLLPIVHEIQEQFGYVPQEALPVISEELNLSRAEVHGVVTFYHDYRDHPAGRHVLKLCRAEACQSMGGDALAERIKTLLGIDFHQTTLDGSVTLEPVYCLGLCACAPAAMLDGEVHGRVDGELAAELVAEARR, translated from the coding sequence ATGAACATACGTGTCGCTCAGGGCGATATCACCGGACGTATCCGCTCGATCGTTGACGATCTTCGATCCCTCGAAGGACCACTCCTTCCTATTGTGCATGAAATCCAGGAGCAGTTCGGATACGTGCCGCAGGAAGCCTTGCCGGTTATCTCCGAGGAGCTCAACCTTTCCCGCGCCGAGGTCCACGGCGTTGTCACTTTCTATCATGATTACCGCGATCATCCTGCCGGCCGGCACGTGCTGAAACTCTGTCGCGCCGAGGCTTGCCAGTCGATGGGCGGCGATGCACTGGCCGAGCGTATCAAAACCCTGCTCGGCATCGATTTTCATCAGACGACACTCGACGGCAGCGTCACGCTTGAGCCGGTCTACTGTCTTGGCCTCTGTGCCTGTGCGCCAGCCGCCATGCTGGATGGCGAAGTGCATGGCCGGGTCGATGGCGAACTGGCCGCTGAGCTCGTTGCGGAGGCACGTCGATGA
- a CDS encoding LysR family transcriptional regulator, with protein sequence MIDKLEFFIALANEKHFGRAAEECGVSQPTLSAAIRQLEDQLGVMLVQRGSRFQGLTPEGQRVLEWARRIVGDTRTMREEMRAARTGLSGHLRLASIPTALAMLSRITTPFQERHPDVTFSIVSRNSLQVLSMLENLEIDAGITYLENEPLGRVTSVPLYAERYNLITAAGSPLSDRESVTWREVGDLRLCLLTADMQNRRIINRHLAEAGATVHPTLESNSMIVLFSHVRTGRWASIMPHNVAKSFGFPVEIRMIPITEPEAHHLVGLVAPFREPFTPLVSALLHEARTLVEDAEF encoded by the coding sequence ATGATCGACAAGCTGGAATTCTTCATCGCACTCGCCAACGAGAAACATTTCGGTCGTGCGGCAGAGGAATGCGGCGTTTCCCAGCCCACGCTCTCGGCCGCCATTCGCCAGCTTGAAGATCAGCTGGGGGTCATGCTGGTGCAGCGCGGCTCCCGCTTTCAAGGGTTGACGCCCGAGGGCCAGCGCGTGCTCGAATGGGCCCGGCGCATTGTCGGTGACACGCGTACCATGCGCGAGGAAATGCGCGCCGCCCGCACGGGTCTCTCCGGCCATCTGCGCCTGGCTTCCATTCCGACCGCGCTCGCCATGCTGTCGCGAATCACGACGCCCTTCCAGGAACGGCATCCCGACGTCACCTTCTCCATCGTCTCGCGCAATTCACTGCAGGTGCTGAGCATGCTCGAAAATCTCGAGATCGATGCCGGCATCACCTATCTGGAAAACGAGCCGCTCGGACGCGTCACCTCGGTGCCGCTCTATGCGGAACGCTACAATCTCATCACTGCCGCCGGCAGCCCGCTCTCGGATCGCGAGAGTGTGACGTGGCGTGAAGTGGGAGATCTTCGGCTTTGCCTATTGACGGCTGACATGCAAAACCGGCGTATCATCAACCGACATCTGGCCGAAGCAGGCGCGACAGTCCATCCGACGCTCGAATCAAACTCGATGATTGTGCTTTTTTCACATGTGCGGACCGGCCGCTGGGCGAGCATCATGCCGCATAACGTCGCGAAATCATTCGGGTTTCCTGTGGAGATCCGGATGATTCCGATCACCGAGCCGGAGGCGCACCATCTTGTTGGCCTTGTCGCTCCTTTTCGAGAACCTTTTACGCCGCTCGTCTCCGCCTTGTTGCACGAAGCAAGAACACTCGTTGAAGACGCCGAATTTTGA
- a CDS encoding metalloregulator ArsR/SmtB family transcription factor: MPLPKPKLGMTSQDLQKLADKAHEASDLLKALAHQTRLLILCILSEGEKTVGEIEDILGIQQAMVSQQLARLRLEGLVNTRREGRLVYYSMGNESVLAFLESLFSLFPVVEKV; this comes from the coding sequence ATGCCATTGCCTAAACCGAAGCTGGGCATGACCAGCCAGGACTTGCAGAAGCTTGCTGATAAAGCCCACGAGGCGAGTGATCTCCTGAAGGCGCTAGCCCATCAGACCCGGTTGCTCATCCTCTGTATCCTTTCGGAAGGGGAAAAAACGGTTGGCGAGATCGAGGATATCCTTGGTATACAGCAGGCTATGGTGTCTCAGCAGCTTGCGCGACTGAGGCTCGAAGGCCTCGTCAACACGCGTCGTGAAGGACGGCTCGTCTATTACAGCATGGGAAATGAAAGCGTTCTGGCTTTCCTCGAATCACTGTTCAGTCTCTTCCCGGTTGTTGAAAAGGTCTGA
- a CDS encoding SDR family oxidoreductase — protein MFHPKLFENRNVVVTGAGRGIGLEVARQFLDCGARVLVHTGRDGERELPDFLLTAESERRALLLPADFLQQGGAAKFAQEALDFFDKVHVLVNNAGTMHGRFPAGELTDADYETVVRLNQTSVVELTRALLPALRAAQGAAIVNTVSISAITGGSPGSAIYSASKAFVATYSKALARELAPDDIRVNCVSPGTIDTDFHARYSSREKLEQTRKSIPLQRLGTSEDCAPAYLFLAAPSLSGYITGQVLEINGGQLIC, from the coding sequence GTGTTTCATCCCAAGTTATTCGAAAACCGCAATGTCGTCGTGACGGGTGCCGGCCGCGGTATCGGCCTCGAAGTTGCCCGACAGTTTCTGGATTGCGGTGCGCGCGTGCTTGTCCATACCGGGCGCGACGGGGAGCGCGAACTGCCGGATTTTCTGCTGACTGCCGAATCGGAACGCCGGGCCCTGCTTTTGCCGGCGGATTTCCTGCAGCAGGGCGGGGCTGCGAAGTTTGCGCAAGAGGCGCTCGATTTCTTCGACAAGGTGCATGTGCTGGTCAACAATGCCGGCACGATGCATGGGCGTTTTCCCGCCGGTGAACTGACCGATGCCGATTATGAGACCGTCGTGCGCCTCAACCAGACGTCGGTGGTGGAGCTCACCCGGGCCCTGCTTCCCGCGCTCCGGGCCGCGCAGGGTGCCGCCATCGTCAACACGGTCTCGATTTCCGCGATAACGGGCGGTAGTCCCGGTTCGGCGATCTATTCCGCATCAAAGGCCTTCGTCGCGACCTATTCGAAGGCGCTTGCCCGCGAGCTCGCGCCTGACGATATAAGGGTCAACTGCGTCTCGCCCGGTACGATCGATACCGATTTCCATGCACGCTATTCATCCCGCGAAAAACTGGAACAGACACGCAAGTCGATCCCGCTGCAGCGGCTCGGAACGTCGGAAGATTGCGCCCCGGCCTATCTCTTCCTGGCCGCGCCATCGTTGTCCGGCTACATCACCGGTCAGGTTCTGGAGATCAATGGCGGCCAGCTTATCTGCTGA
- the soxR gene encoding redox-sensitive transcriptional activator SoxR, with translation MQQNPGFSLSKLLTVGEVAERSGLAVSALHFYEAKGLIFSIRTRGNQRRYGRDVLRRLGIIKVAQRVGIPLSEIQTAFETLPQSRTPTVEDWQRLSRLWKDNLDIRIRQLSLLRDHLTSCIGCGCLSIDACPLRNPFDVLGRQGAGARLLDPGA, from the coding sequence ATGCAGCAGAATCCGGGATTCTCCTTGAGCAAACTTCTGACGGTGGGCGAGGTGGCAGAGCGCAGCGGACTTGCGGTTTCCGCCCTGCATTTCTACGAAGCGAAAGGGCTGATCTTCAGCATTCGCACCCGCGGCAACCAGCGGCGCTACGGCCGCGACGTGCTGCGGCGTCTCGGCATCATCAAGGTGGCGCAACGCGTTGGCATTCCGCTCTCTGAAATTCAGACTGCGTTCGAAACCCTGCCGCAGAGCCGTACGCCGACAGTCGAGGACTGGCAGAGGTTATCAAGGCTCTGGAAGGACAATCTCGATATCCGCATCAGGCAGCTCAGCCTGTTACGCGATCATCTGACGAGCTGCATCGGCTGCGGTTGCCTCTCTATCGACGCCTGCCCGCTGCGCAATCCCTTCGATGTACTTGGCAGACAGGGCGCCGGTGCGCGGCTGCTCGACCCGGGTGCCTAG
- a CDS encoding NAD(P)H-dependent oxidoreductase — protein sequence MHKPMRLAVIYGSTREGRICDRVVKWLERELARFPQFEIDIIDPLAFSLPREHLPHHPEARRLADRLHQADGFILVTPEYNHSFTASLKFLIDLFAEPWHGKPIAFVCYGGISGGLRAVEQLRLVFAELHAVTICDAVSFNSPWRRFDNEGRLQDPQEALRRLSRMMSQLQWWTEALVAARSDTPYAGVAA from the coding sequence ATGCACAAACCCATGAGGCTTGCCGTCATCTATGGCAGCACGCGCGAGGGACGCATCTGCGACAGGGTGGTGAAGTGGCTCGAAAGAGAGCTGGCCCGCTTTCCGCAATTCGAGATCGACATCATCGACCCGCTGGCATTTTCACTGCCGCGAGAGCATTTACCGCATCATCCGGAGGCAAGGCGGCTTGCGGACAGGCTTCATCAGGCCGATGGTTTCATCCTCGTCACCCCGGAATACAACCACAGCTTCACCGCTTCCCTGAAATTCCTCATCGATCTCTTCGCCGAACCCTGGCACGGAAAGCCGATCGCCTTCGTCTGTTATGGCGGCATATCCGGCGGATTGCGGGCAGTCGAACAACTTCGCCTCGTTTTTGCGGAGCTTCACGCCGTCACGATCTGCGATGCCGTGAGTTTCAATTCCCCCTGGCGCCGTTTCGACAATGAGGGCCGGCTGCAGGATCCGCAGGAAGCTCTGCGCAGGCTTTCCCGAATGATGTCCCAGCTGCAATGGTGGACTGAGGCCCTGGTCGCCGCCCGCAGCGACACGCCCTATGCCGGCGTCGCCGCCTGA
- a CDS encoding Ykof family thiamine-binding protein: MFSGAQVSLYPMSGNFVGIILDAIKALEPYRDHLRIETDDISTLMVGPPDVLFAAMRDLFVSAAASGEHCVLSAAISRGCPGEPDDAICGAGLSSSRSEPLAERVEAAIAAVRDTTETGQPTAAQFSLYVMGTGTHMDEIYGCIDFLKRSGTFDRSKNFCTKLRGDAGAIFATIHEAFYRFGDPEGHVTLDITVSANSPSKA, from the coding sequence TTGTTTTCCGGCGCACAAGTGTCTCTATATCCGATGTCCGGCAATTTCGTCGGCATCATCCTTGACGCGATCAAGGCTCTCGAGCCCTATCGCGATCATCTTCGCATCGAAACCGATGATATTTCCACGCTGATGGTCGGCCCGCCCGACGTGCTGTTTGCCGCCATGCGCGACCTCTTCGTCTCGGCTGCCGCAAGTGGCGAGCATTGCGTATTGTCCGCCGCGATCTCGCGCGGCTGCCCCGGCGAACCGGATGATGCAATCTGCGGCGCCGGCCTGTCCTCAAGCCGCTCCGAGCCGCTCGCCGAGCGCGTGGAGGCCGCGATCGCAGCAGTCAGGGATACGACCGAGACTGGTCAACCAACGGCGGCCCAATTTTCTCTCTATGTCATGGGAACTGGCACCCATATGGACGAGATTTACGGCTGCATCGATTTCCTGAAGCGCTCGGGCACATTCGACCGCTCGAAGAATTTCTGCACCAAGCTGCGCGGCGACGCCGGCGCGATCTTCGCGACCATCCATGAAGCTTTCTATCGCTTTGGCGATCCCGAAGGTCACGTGACACTGGATATCACGGTCTCCGCGAACAGCCCGAGCAAAGCCTGA
- a CDS encoding ABC transporter permease yields the protein MTLSKPDSTFAPLRRALPAILAMLAFLAVWELYVDLSGIKPSILPSPSRILTQGWLNRQALLDNTWPTLGATLGGFALSLVFAFASSVLMDFVPFMRRALLPLFIVSQTLPLVAIAPLVVLWFGFGLLPKLLLVALVTFFPLLVALLQGYEATDRDIAELLSSMKASRWRIFCLARLPSAMPFFFAGLRISITYAVVGAIFAEYAGAARGLGIYILNAKNNFRPDLVLAAVVVSALLTLCLFGLTLAVQRFVMPWQSPAEKRR from the coding sequence ATGACCCTATCGAAACCGGATTCGACATTTGCGCCACTGAGGCGGGCCTTGCCCGCCATTCTCGCCATGCTTGCCTTCCTGGCTGTCTGGGAGCTCTATGTCGATCTCTCCGGCATCAAGCCCTCGATCCTGCCCTCACCCTCGCGCATCCTTACGCAGGGCTGGCTGAACAGGCAGGCACTGCTCGACAATACCTGGCCGACGCTCGGCGCGACGCTCGGCGGTTTTGCTTTGTCGCTCGTCTTCGCCTTCGCCTCGTCGGTCCTGATGGATTTCGTGCCATTCATGCGCCGTGCGCTGCTGCCGCTCTTCATCGTCAGCCAGACATTGCCGCTGGTCGCGATCGCCCCCCTCGTCGTACTCTGGTTCGGTTTCGGGCTGCTGCCGAAGCTTCTGCTCGTCGCTCTCGTTACCTTCTTTCCGCTGCTGGTCGCCCTGCTTCAGGGCTATGAAGCGACGGACCGGGATATTGCCGAGCTTCTGAGTTCCATGAAGGCAAGTCGCTGGCGCATCTTCTGCCTGGCACGGCTCCCTTCCGCCATGCCTTTCTTCTTTGCCGGCCTGCGTATTTCGATCACCTATGCCGTGGTCGGCGCCATCTTCGCCGAATATGCAGGCGCCGCGCGCGGCCTCGGGATCTATATCCTCAATGCCAAGAACAATTTCCGGCCGGATCTCGTCCTCGCCGCCGTCGTCGTCAGCGCCCTTCTGACCCTTTGCCTCTTCGGTCTCACCCTGGCGGTGCAGCGTTTCGTCATGCCCTGGCAATCCCCTGCGGAGAAACGCCGATGA
- a CDS encoding ABC transporter ATP-binding protein: protein MNGMLELKNVSKSFDGMEVLRDISLHIARGEFVSIVGPSGSGKSTILRLLTQALQADKGEIVFDGMQLSQAEHAFAFMPQRDALMPWRSVIDNAILGLEVHGMRRSQARAVAAPLFERFGLAGFENHYPAALSGGMRQRAALLRTVIQRQDMLLLDEPFGALDALTRTQMQEWLQGMWTGHRWTALLITHDVREAVFLSDRIYVLSARPAAVIREFEVPLARPRTLADLGSPAAQAIETEILQTLLHPQRT, encoded by the coding sequence ATGAACGGGATGCTCGAGCTGAAGAATGTGTCGAAGTCCTTCGACGGCATGGAAGTGCTGAGGGACATTTCTCTTCATATCGCCAGAGGTGAATTCGTCTCGATCGTCGGCCCGTCCGGCTCCGGCAAGTCGACGATCCTGCGGCTGCTGACACAGGCGCTGCAGGCCGATAAGGGAGAGATTGTCTTCGACGGCATGCAGCTGTCGCAGGCCGAGCATGCATTCGCCTTCATGCCTCAGCGCGATGCGCTGATGCCGTGGCGAAGCGTCATCGACAACGCGATCCTCGGCCTCGAAGTGCACGGCATGCGCCGCAGCCAGGCGCGCGCCGTGGCCGCCCCCCTCTTTGAACGCTTCGGCCTTGCTGGCTTCGAAAATCACTATCCCGCGGCCCTTTCGGGCGGCATGCGCCAGCGCGCGGCTCTGCTGCGCACGGTGATCCAGCGGCAAGACATGCTGCTGCTCGACGAGCCTTTCGGAGCACTCGATGCGCTTACCCGCACCCAGATGCAGGAATGGCTGCAGGGCATGTGGACCGGTCATCGATGGACGGCCCTGCTGATTACCCATGACGTACGGGAAGCCGTCTTCCTGTCCGATCGTATCTATGTGTTGTCCGCCCGTCCGGCTGCCGTGATCAGGGAATTCGAGGTGCCGCTCGCAAGACCGCGGACGCTTGCAGATCTCGGCTCCCCGGCCGCTCAGGCGATCGAAACTGAAATTCTTCAAACATTGCTGCATCCGCAAAGAACCTGA
- a CDS encoding ABC transporter substrate-binding protein, producing the protein MMLLTRRQTLFAAMAASLAGRTAFAQSSPKVRIALDWTPNTNHIGIYVAKAKGFYEAAGIDVEILPYADTSAGTLVANGVADFGICGEIETFTQRAAGADVKLVYAVVQTETGRLIFKGGRNDIKSPKDLDGKTYGGFGGAWEEALVSAMIRNDGGKGTFQNVTLGTSAYEALDNGAVDFTLEIYTWEGIAAQLENRQVGRWRYSDHGIPDEQTTAIASSDAYLSANPQNARAFVQATLKGYAYSVDNQNEACDLLIAGSNGALLNTELVKASQKALVEGRFLKGDNGAIGIIDPAKAEAIGTFLFDHGILLDANGAALKEKPDFSAYYTNDLLG; encoded by the coding sequence CTGATGCTTCTCACCCGCCGACAGACCCTTTTTGCCGCCATGGCCGCAAGCCTTGCCGGCCGCACCGCCTTCGCGCAATCCTCCCCAAAGGTGCGTATCGCGCTCGACTGGACACCGAACACCAACCATATCGGCATCTATGTCGCCAAGGCGAAGGGCTTCTATGAGGCAGCCGGCATCGATGTCGAGATCCTGCCCTATGCCGATACGAGTGCCGGCACGTTGGTCGCAAATGGTGTTGCCGATTTCGGGATTTGCGGAGAGATCGAGACCTTTACCCAGCGCGCCGCGGGCGCCGATGTGAAACTCGTCTATGCTGTCGTGCAGACGGAAACCGGCAGGTTGATCTTCAAGGGCGGCCGCAACGACATCAAGAGTCCGAAAGATCTTGATGGCAAGACCTATGGCGGCTTTGGCGGCGCATGGGAGGAGGCACTCGTCTCTGCGATGATCCGCAACGACGGCGGCAAGGGCACCTTCCAGAATGTCACGCTCGGCACCTCGGCCTATGAGGCGCTCGACAACGGCGCGGTGGACTTTACACTGGAAATCTACACCTGGGAGGGTATTGCCGCCCAGCTGGAGAACCGGCAGGTCGGACGCTGGCGCTATAGCGACCATGGAATTCCCGACGAACAGACGACCGCAATCGCTTCCAGCGATGCCTATCTTTCGGCCAATCCGCAAAATGCCCGCGCCTTTGTCCAGGCAACACTCAAAGGTTATGCCTATTCGGTCGACAATCAGAACGAGGCCTGCGATCTCCTGATTGCCGGCAGCAACGGCGCGCTGCTGAATACCGAACTGGTCAAGGCATCGCAAAAGGCCCTGGTCGAAGGTCGTTTCCTCAAGGGTGACAACGGCGCGATCGGCATCATCGATCCGGCCAAGGCCGAAGCGATCGGCACGTTCCTGTTCGACCATGGCATCCTGCTCGATGCCAATGGTGCGGCGCTGAAGGAAAAGCCCGACTTTTCCGCCTATTACACGAACGATCTGCTTGGCTGA
- a CDS encoding acyltransferase — MQQQDRVAGADFLRATACLLVLIHHLVLRIDLNKTEGFQPALTALRFGNFGVSIFFILSGFLLALPFWHSLDAGYAMPDLRTYVLRRAARIVPGYWVALTAGFILSITLLGHALTPELVMRYVSGLLFMSQWHWRTFFPVEGNGPLWSISFEVTSYVLLPLGFFWLFAIPEKRRTPLITRLAWLAIIAVALLAHETFRTVVPPNEIDRGWQYGMQGGAKEWMPNYNPFGFFAIFALGALAAGLHTILPRKRQILFDIIAFACLVIAGLQLPLSTGGPWEAYGWLGIPYVFPLFPLMTALALVALSRSTLLAALLDNAFVRFTATVSFGIYIWQDIVLTTMQTISPAIFGIGKDNPLRDWLIGCALATTIVFLLASLSYFALERQAIRRAARITRKN; from the coding sequence ATGCAGCAGCAGGACCGGGTAGCCGGAGCAGATTTCTTGCGTGCAACCGCTTGCCTGCTTGTCCTCATCCACCACCTTGTTCTGCGCATCGACCTTAACAAGACCGAAGGGTTTCAGCCGGCGCTGACCGCCCTGCGCTTCGGCAATTTCGGCGTCTCAATCTTCTTTATCCTCAGCGGCTTTCTGCTGGCCTTGCCGTTCTGGCATTCCCTTGATGCCGGTTATGCAATGCCTGACCTGCGCACCTACGTGCTGCGTCGAGCGGCCCGCATCGTGCCCGGCTATTGGGTAGCTTTGACCGCAGGTTTTATCCTCAGCATCACGTTGCTTGGGCATGCGCTGACGCCGGAACTCGTCATGCGTTATGTGAGCGGTCTCCTGTTCATGAGCCAGTGGCATTGGCGCACCTTCTTTCCTGTCGAAGGCAACGGCCCGCTCTGGTCCATATCCTTCGAAGTAACGAGCTATGTGCTGCTGCCGCTTGGTTTCTTCTGGCTTTTCGCTATCCCGGAAAAACGCCGCACTCCGCTGATCACGCGCCTTGCCTGGCTCGCCATCATTGCTGTGGCGCTGCTTGCCCACGAGACTTTCCGCACGGTTGTTCCTCCCAATGAGATTGATCGTGGCTGGCAATATGGCATGCAGGGCGGCGCAAAGGAGTGGATGCCAAACTACAATCCCTTCGGTTTCTTCGCGATTTTTGCGCTCGGTGCGCTCGCGGCAGGCCTTCACACGATACTGCCGCGAAAGCGTCAGATCCTGTTCGACATCATTGCCTTCGCCTGCCTGGTCATCGCCGGCCTCCAGCTGCCGCTTTCGACGGGAGGCCCGTGGGAAGCCTATGGATGGCTCGGCATCCCTTACGTCTTTCCGCTGTTCCCACTTATGACCGCGCTTGCGCTCGTTGCCCTCTCGCGCTCCACCCTGCTTGCGGCGTTGCTCGACAACGCCTTCGTGCGCTTCACGGCAACCGTCTCATTCGGCATCTACATCTGGCAGGACATCGTACTGACCACGATGCAGACGATCTCACCGGCCATATTCGGGATCGGTAAGGACAACCCCCTGCGCGATTGGCTTATTGGCTGTGCCCTTGCGACGACGATTGTCTTTCTTCTCGCAAGCCTCAGTTATTTCGCTCTCGAGCGGCAGGCAATACGACGCGCCGCACGCATAACGCGCAAGAATTAA
- a CDS encoding sugar transferase, producing the protein MKAPDAANSNIRQPESFASLDGGGWLQLGLKRAFDIFGAASALIILFPVLLTIALLIVIDDGGPVFFRQIRWGRKGSKITVYKFRSMRADLCDPTGVEQTVKGDRRVTRIGAFLRKTNIDELPQLLNVIKGDMSLVGPRCHAINMRAAGMLYEELVPEYHYRHLMRPGITGLAQTRGWRGPTERPTEARARIASDIYYIRNFSLWLDMKILLGTLLSELRGGTGF; encoded by the coding sequence ATGAAGGCTCCCGACGCAGCGAATTCCAATATTCGCCAGCCGGAGAGCTTTGCCTCATTGGATGGCGGAGGCTGGCTTCAGCTTGGCTTGAAGAGAGCTTTCGACATTTTTGGAGCGGCGAGCGCGCTGATCATCCTGTTCCCCGTCCTTCTGACGATCGCCCTCCTCATCGTGATCGACGATGGCGGCCCGGTGTTTTTCCGACAGATTCGCTGGGGGCGTAAGGGTAGCAAGATCACTGTCTACAAGTTCCGCTCCATGCGGGCGGATCTCTGCGATCCCACCGGCGTCGAACAAACCGTCAAGGGTGATCGGCGCGTGACGCGGATCGGCGCCTTCTTGCGCAAGACCAATATCGATGAACTGCCCCAGCTTCTCAACGTCATTAAGGGCGATATGTCGCTCGTCGGTCCCCGTTGCCACGCCATCAACATGCGCGCGGCCGGTATGCTCTACGAGGAACTGGTGCCTGAATATCATTACCGCCATCTGATGCGGCCAGGTATTACCGGCCTTGCCCAGACGCGCGGCTGGCGTGGTCCGACGGAACGCCCGACGGAGGCACGCGCCCGCATCGCCAGCGATATCTATTACATCAGGAATTTCAGCCTCTGGCTGGATATGAAGATCCTGCTTGGCACGCTGCTCTCCGAGCTGCGCGGCGGCACCGGTTTCTGA